Proteins from one Sphingopyxis terrae subsp. terrae NBRC 15098 genomic window:
- a CDS encoding dipeptide epimerase codes for MAIQLKSARVERWPVAGEFVISRGASDHVDVVVAEVEEDGVAGRGEGTPIYYQGEDAAGCRDALLRVMPHLAGLGAAAARAAVQELMGAGAARNAIDCALWDLEARQRAVPLWQLAGCEAPAPRVTAFTISLGGPGTMAARTEEAVMAGYRLFKIKLAGDAEDRARVAAVRGAAPGARLIVDANESWGALDLLPEVEALADLGVEMIEQPVPVGTDVLLDGIYAPLPFIADESCHVAADVPRIGAFYDGVNIKLDKAGGLTEALKLADAADAAGLSIMVGCMLSTSLAIAPAYLLAQRARWVDLDGPALLARDRADGFSFANGEISPF; via the coding sequence ATGGCTATCCAACTGAAAAGCGCACGCGTCGAGCGTTGGCCCGTCGCGGGCGAATTCGTCATCAGCCGCGGTGCAAGCGACCATGTCGATGTCGTCGTCGCCGAAGTCGAGGAAGACGGCGTCGCCGGGCGCGGCGAGGGAACGCCGATCTACTATCAGGGCGAAGATGCGGCCGGCTGCCGCGACGCTCTGCTGCGCGTCATGCCGCATCTCGCGGGACTGGGCGCGGCGGCCGCGCGGGCAGCGGTGCAGGAATTGATGGGGGCGGGTGCGGCGCGCAACGCGATCGACTGTGCGCTATGGGATCTCGAAGCGCGCCAGCGCGCCGTCCCGCTGTGGCAGCTCGCCGGCTGCGAAGCGCCGGCGCCGCGCGTCACCGCCTTCACCATTTCGCTCGGCGGCCCTGGCACGATGGCGGCGCGAACCGAGGAAGCGGTGATGGCGGGCTATCGCCTGTTCAAGATCAAGCTGGCCGGCGACGCCGAAGATCGCGCGCGCGTTGCCGCGGTGCGCGGGGCGGCGCCCGGCGCCCGCCTGATCGTCGATGCGAACGAGAGCTGGGGCGCGCTCGACCTGCTTCCTGAGGTCGAGGCGCTCGCCGACCTCGGAGTCGAAATGATCGAGCAACCGGTGCCGGTCGGCACCGACGTGCTGCTCGACGGCATCTATGCCCCGCTGCCGTTCATCGCCGATGAAAGCTGTCATGTCGCTGCGGATGTGCCGCGCATCGGGGCCTTTTACGACGGCGTGAACATCAAGCTCGACAAGGCGGGCGGGCTGACCGAGGCACTCAAGCTGGCCGATGCCGCCGACGCGGCGGGTCTGAGCATCATGGTCGGCTGCATGCTGTCGACCAGCCTGGCGATCGCGCCGGCGTATCTGCTCGCGCAGCGGGCGCGATGGGTCGACCTCGACGGCCCCGCCTTGCTGGCGCGCGATCGCGCCGATGGCTTCAGCTTCGCCAATGGCGAAATTAGTCCATTTTAA
- a CDS encoding MarR family winged helix-turn-helix transcriptional regulator, translated as MSNSDTARHREIVMPALLRHARTIYGGAMRRALDRAGFEDIPANGLYVIGGLALGAEEVPLGALIRDLRISKQAAGQLVDTLVMRGYLERQADPADRRRLTVRLTERGAEAATIQGQARDAIDAKLAARVGAEDIAAARRVLYALVEMGIEARERDAASSS; from the coding sequence ATGAGCAATTCGGACACCGCCCGCCACCGCGAGATCGTTATGCCCGCCCTTCTGCGCCATGCGCGCACCATCTATGGCGGAGCAATGCGCCGGGCGCTTGATCGCGCCGGATTTGAGGACATCCCGGCAAACGGGCTCTATGTGATCGGCGGTTTGGCGCTGGGGGCGGAGGAGGTGCCGCTGGGGGCTCTGATCCGCGATCTGCGCATATCGAAGCAGGCGGCGGGGCAGCTTGTCGATACGCTCGTCATGCGCGGCTATCTGGAGCGCCAGGCCGATCCCGCCGACCGGCGCCGACTGACTGTGCGCCTGACCGAGCGCGGCGCCGAGGCGGCGACGATCCAGGGTCAGGCGCGCGATGCCATCGACGCGAAGCTCGCGGCGCGGGTCGGCGCCGAGGACATCGCCGCCGCGCGCCGCGTCCTCTATGCGCTGGTCGAGATGGGGATCGAGGCCCGCGAGCGCGATGCGGCTTCTTCGTCCTAA
- a CDS encoding pyridoxamine 5'-phosphate oxidase family protein translates to MSKDIKQRFWKEMADNPYLMVALDAGHAHAIPMTAQLDKDNDGYFHFFHAKSGRLAAGGRAMAQYVAKGHDLFACVSGTLTPVTDRATIDKYWSKPVEAWYEGGKDDPDLLMLRFDLDDAEIWTAEAGIKGLFRLMTGSTVKEGELGSHAEVAL, encoded by the coding sequence ATGAGCAAGGACATCAAACAGCGTTTCTGGAAGGAAATGGCCGACAATCCCTATCTGATGGTCGCGCTCGACGCCGGTCACGCCCATGCGATCCCGATGACCGCGCAGCTCGACAAAGACAATGACGGCTATTTCCATTTTTTCCACGCCAAGAGTGGCCGTCTCGCCGCAGGCGGGCGCGCGATGGCGCAATATGTCGCCAAAGGCCATGACCTGTTCGCATGCGTCTCCGGCACGCTGACTCCGGTGACCGACCGTGCGACGATCGACAAATATTGGTCGAAGCCGGTCGAGGCCTGGTACGAAGGCGGCAAGGATGACCCGGACCTGCTGATGCTGCGCTTCGATCTCGACGATGCCGAAATCTGGACCGCAGAGGCCGGGATCAAGGGTCTGTTCCGCCTGATGACCGGATCGACGGTGAAGGAAGGCGAACTCGGCAGCCATGCCGAGGTGGCGCTTTAG
- a CDS encoding VOC family protein: MTHPFIEHVNLTVSDPERSAALMARIFGWHERWRGPARDGGMSIHVGSDEAYVAFYTGPDGLHANAHFAKGEPLNHVGIQVDDLDAIEAKVVDAGLRPFNHGVYEPGRRFYFFDLDGIEYEVVSYAARPAR, translated from the coding sequence GTGACGCATCCCTTTATCGAACATGTGAATCTGACCGTCAGCGACCCCGAACGCAGCGCCGCGCTGATGGCGCGGATCTTCGGCTGGCACGAACGCTGGCGCGGGCCGGCGCGCGACGGCGGCATGTCGATCCACGTCGGATCGGATGAGGCCTATGTCGCATTCTACACCGGTCCCGACGGCCTTCATGCGAACGCGCATTTCGCGAAAGGCGAACCGCTCAACCATGTCGGCATCCAGGTCGACGATCTCGATGCGATCGAGGCGAAAGTGGTCGATGCCGGTTTGCGCCCTTTCAATCACGGCGTTTACGAACCCGGGCGCCGCTTCTATTTCTTCGACCTGGACGGCATCGAATATGAGGTGGTGAGCTACGCCGCGCGGCCCGCGCGCTAA
- a CDS encoding methyl-accepting chemotaxis protein has protein sequence MTPPDPLLAPATGHSMAIAHDAHLSAVIDIFRAQPQLRVLTIVDAAGHPVGIIREQRVRELLFCPYWFSLMQNPSIGGSIASLIDPCQIADVGESTAALLRIAAQSAAQELVLVDRGCFVETLDSAQLSKLAMLREIEVAQERSARAATVEASGRRFEQDISALTATLAEMAREAEAVAQGLGTRADETGRDAVSVAGATAQTLAGLQELGDRGRGLAASMARIVADGTRARDVRRHAHARVRSASERATALREASQSIEHMLCLIIDMASRTNMLALNAGIEAARAGEAGRGFAVVAQEVKNLAAQTRAAASDISPFIDHIREIVGQVAEGFAEVERAIEANNAFSDAVDTAVDGQSATTLLIASYVEQAVAAGKEIDTRVHQIGRGAAAVGQEAIALGELSSGLTRAARSLHQRASQFVETVAAA, from the coding sequence ATGACGCCCCCCGATCCGCTATTGGCCCCCGCGACCGGACATTCGATGGCGATCGCTCACGATGCGCATCTGTCGGCGGTGATCGACATTTTCCGGGCGCAGCCGCAGTTGCGCGTCCTGACGATCGTCGACGCCGCGGGCCATCCGGTCGGAATCATCCGCGAACAGCGCGTGCGCGAATTGCTCTTTTGTCCCTATTGGTTTTCGCTGATGCAAAACCCGTCGATCGGGGGATCGATCGCCTCGCTCATCGATCCGTGCCAGATCGCCGATGTCGGCGAGAGCACCGCCGCGCTGCTGAGGATCGCCGCGCAGTCGGCGGCGCAGGAACTCGTGCTTGTCGATCGCGGCTGCTTCGTCGAAACGCTCGACTCGGCGCAACTGTCGAAATTGGCCATGCTGCGCGAGATCGAGGTGGCGCAGGAACGCAGCGCGCGCGCCGCGACGGTCGAAGCAAGCGGGCGCCGCTTCGAACAGGATATCAGCGCGCTGACCGCGACGCTCGCCGAGATGGCGCGTGAGGCAGAGGCGGTGGCGCAGGGGCTGGGGACGCGTGCCGACGAGACGGGGCGCGACGCGGTGTCGGTCGCGGGCGCAACCGCCCAGACGCTCGCGGGGCTTCAGGAGCTTGGGGATCGGGGGCGGGGGCTCGCCGCCAGCATGGCGCGCATCGTCGCCGACGGCACCCGGGCGCGCGACGTGCGGCGTCACGCCCATGCGCGCGTCCGGTCGGCGAGCGAGCGGGCGACCGCGCTGCGCGAGGCGAGCCAGTCGATCGAGCATATGCTGTGCCTGATCATCGACATGGCGAGCCGCACCAACATGCTGGCGCTCAACGCCGGGATCGAGGCGGCGCGCGCGGGGGAGGCGGGGCGCGGCTTCGCTGTCGTTGCCCAGGAAGTGAAGAATCTCGCGGCGCAGACCCGTGCCGCGGCAAGCGACATTTCGCCCTTCATCGACCATATTCGCGAAATCGTCGGGCAGGTTGCCGAAGGCTTTGCCGAGGTCGAACGCGCGATCGAGGCGAACAACGCCTTTTCGGATGCCGTCGATACGGCGGTCGACGGCCAGAGCGCGACGACCCTGCTGATCGCAAGCTATGTCGAGCAGGCGGTTGCCGCGGGGAAGGAGATCGACACGCGCGTCCATCAGATCGGCCGCGGCGCCGCGGCGGTCGGACAGGAGGCGATTGCGCTCGGCGAATTGTCGTCGGGGCTGACCCGCGCAGCACGATCGTTGCATCAGCGCGCGAGCCAGTTCGTCGAGACCGTCGCTGCGGCCTGA
- the aqpZ gene encoding aquaporin Z, whose product MTNMQKGLAEFIGTFWLVFGGCGSAVLAAAFPDVGIGLLGVALAFGLTVVTMAYAIGHISGCHLNPAVTVGLWAGGRFQSRDIPLYVVAQVLGAIVAAFLLYYIASGNPDFDLATKGLAANGFGDGSPGHYDIWSALIIEVVLTAGFLWVIMGSTDGRAPAGFAPLAIGLALTLIHLISIPVTNTSVNPARSTGPALVVGGLALQQLWLFWLAPLAGGLAGGWLYKTLGADRFPKPDIEGE is encoded by the coding sequence ATGACCAATATGCAAAAGGGTCTGGCCGAGTTTATCGGCACATTCTGGCTTGTCTTCGGCGGTTGCGGCAGCGCGGTTCTAGCGGCGGCCTTTCCCGATGTCGGCATCGGATTGCTCGGCGTCGCGCTCGCCTTCGGCCTGACGGTCGTCACCATGGCCTATGCCATCGGCCATATCTCGGGCTGCCATCTCAACCCCGCGGTCACGGTCGGCCTGTGGGCCGGCGGCCGCTTTCAGTCGCGCGACATTCCACTCTATGTCGTCGCGCAGGTGCTGGGCGCGATCGTCGCCGCTTTTCTCCTCTATTATATCGCGAGCGGAAATCCCGATTTCGATCTTGCGACCAAGGGCCTCGCTGCCAACGGTTTCGGCGACGGCTCGCCCGGCCATTACGACATCTGGTCGGCGCTGATTATCGAGGTCGTGCTGACCGCCGGCTTCCTGTGGGTCATCATGGGTTCGACCGACGGCCGCGCACCCGCGGGTTTCGCGCCGCTGGCCATCGGCCTCGCGCTCACGCTCATCCACCTCATCTCGATCCCGGTGACCAACACCTCGGTCAATCCGGCGCGCAGCACCGGCCCGGCGCTCGTTGTCGGCGGGCTGGCGCTTCAGCAGCTCTGGCTGTTCTGGCTCGCACCTCTCGCCGGCGGGCTTGCCGGCGGCTGGCTCTACAAGACGCTGGGCGCCGATCGCTTTCCCAAGCCCGATATCGAGGGCGAATGA
- the galU gene encoding UTP--glucose-1-phosphate uridylyltransferase GalU — MKPIRKAVFPVAGLGTRFLPATKAIPKEMLPVVDRPLIQYAVDEAREAGIEQMIFVTGRGKSAIEDHFDIAFELERTMSERGKDLSVLEPTRLGPGNCAYVRQQEPMGLGHAIWCARDIVGDEPFAIFLPDEFMHGSPGCMKQMVDAYHKVGGNLISVLEVPHEQVSSYGVIAPGRADGALTEVRGLVEKPAIDDAPSNLIISGRYILQPDVMRVLESQEKGTGGEIQLTDAMATMIGRQPFHAVTFDGARYDCGSKAGYIQANLAIALERPDMAADVRAFALDLLK; from the coding sequence ATGAAACCGATCCGCAAAGCCGTCTTTCCCGTCGCCGGCCTCGGCACGCGCTTCCTGCCCGCGACCAAGGCGATCCCCAAGGAAATGCTGCCTGTCGTCGACCGGCCGCTGATCCAATATGCGGTCGACGAGGCGCGCGAGGCGGGGATCGAGCAGATGATCTTCGTCACCGGCCGCGGCAAGAGCGCGATCGAGGATCATTTCGACATCGCCTTCGAACTCGAACGCACGATGTCCGAACGCGGCAAGGATTTGTCGGTCCTGGAACCCACGCGGCTCGGTCCCGGCAATTGCGCCTACGTCCGCCAGCAGGAGCCGATGGGGCTGGGCCATGCGATCTGGTGCGCGCGCGACATCGTCGGCGACGAACCCTTCGCGATCTTCCTGCCCGACGAATTCATGCACGGCAGCCCCGGCTGCATGAAGCAGATGGTCGATGCCTATCACAAGGTCGGCGGCAACCTGATCTCGGTGCTCGAAGTGCCGCACGAACAGGTGTCGAGCTATGGCGTGATCGCGCCGGGCCGCGCCGACGGCGCCCTGACCGAAGTCCGCGGCCTTGTCGAAAAGCCCGCGATCGACGATGCCCCGTCGAACCTTATCATCTCGGGCCGCTATATCCTTCAGCCCGACGTGATGCGCGTGCTCGAAAGCCAGGAAAAGGGCACAGGCGGCGAAATCCAGCTCACCGACGCCATGGCGACGATGATCGGCCGGCAGCCCTTTCACGCGGTCACCTTCGACGGCGCCCGTTACGACTGCGGATCAAAGGCCGGCTATATCCAGGCCAATCTGGCGATCGCGCTCGAACGCCCCGACATGGCCGCCGACGTGCGCGCCTTCGCGCTCGATCTGCTCAAATAG
- a CDS encoding OmpA family protein, whose protein sequence is MTHAAPRHLRTLFALAVAALPAACQSMPAPKGFNAAQIAVLKEEGFIPAPAAADDSWQLTMADRLLFATNESAIQPEQTERLGTLARRLIAVGIPSARVEGHTDSTGAPDYNQKLSEARAQAVAAPLIAGGMQFAPGQIIGRGETMPLSSNDTPEGRQDNRRVVIIVTP, encoded by the coding sequence ATGACCCATGCCGCCCCCCGCCACCTTCGCACCCTGTTCGCGCTGGCCGTCGCCGCATTGCCCGCAGCGTGCCAGAGCATGCCGGCGCCAAAGGGCTTCAATGCCGCACAGATCGCGGTGCTGAAGGAAGAAGGCTTCATCCCCGCCCCCGCGGCCGCCGACGACAGCTGGCAGCTCACGATGGCCGATCGCCTGCTGTTCGCGACCAACGAAAGCGCAATCCAGCCCGAACAGACCGAACGCCTCGGCACGCTTGCCCGGCGCCTGATCGCGGTCGGCATCCCCAGCGCGCGTGTCGAAGGTCACACCGATTCAACGGGCGCTCCCGACTATAACCAGAAGCTCTCCGAAGCCCGGGCCCAGGCCGTTGCCGCGCCGCTGATCGCGGGCGGAATGCAATTCGCCCCCGGCCAGATTATCGGACGCGGCGAAACCATGCCGCTGTCTTCGAACGACACGCCCGAAGGCCGGCAGGACAATCGCCGCGTCGTCATCATCGTGACGCCCTGA
- a CDS encoding diguanylate cyclase domain-containing protein → MTPAPAPERSGAHTTLQKLLSRFHFGVTLLAVALSGITILLAGITTLRGYADRNMELAAQVAAYGVEPALVFNDPQAAREGLQPLTRIPGIARLRVLDDKGRLLTEWVSPHGDAMPMLTGFFFPRPFATTVQRNGSVIGTIEVWGDSSTLTHYVRLGLLAGLACLLITAIGTVILARRFEYELVKPLGEIATVAHDVRLHRRFDKRVQGLGIAELDRLGGDINALLDELQGWQGHMESEKALLAHRASHDPLTALPNRAAFDEALAARLAAGAARFALLFIDADNFKAVNDGFGHAAGDAVLVALSQRIKALLHPGDFAARIGGDEFVMIVDPAGHDAQPDSLAERLRAAIADPITLPGGDSYRLSVSIGVAVHPADGTDPTAMLTAADAAMYADKLGKLSK, encoded by the coding sequence ATGACGCCGGCTCCTGCCCCCGAACGCAGCGGCGCGCACACCACCCTGCAAAAGCTGCTGTCGCGCTTTCATTTCGGGGTGACGCTGCTTGCGGTCGCCCTATCGGGGATCACCATCCTGCTCGCCGGGATCACGACGCTGCGCGGCTATGCAGATCGCAACATGGAGCTGGCGGCGCAGGTCGCGGCCTATGGCGTCGAACCCGCGCTCGTCTTCAACGATCCCCAAGCGGCGCGCGAGGGGTTGCAACCGCTCACCCGAATTCCCGGCATCGCGCGCCTGCGCGTGCTTGACGACAAGGGACGGCTGCTCACCGAATGGGTGTCGCCGCACGGCGATGCAATGCCGATGCTGACGGGCTTTTTCTTTCCGCGGCCCTTTGCGACCACCGTCCAGCGCAACGGATCGGTCATCGGGACGATCGAGGTGTGGGGCGACAGTTCGACGCTGACCCATTATGTACGGCTCGGCCTGCTCGCCGGTCTCGCCTGTCTGCTCATTACCGCGATCGGCACGGTCATCCTCGCCCGGCGCTTCGAATATGAGCTGGTCAAGCCGCTCGGCGAGATTGCTACCGTCGCGCACGATGTCCGGCTGCACCGCCGCTTCGACAAGCGGGTGCAGGGGCTCGGCATTGCCGAGCTTGACCGGCTCGGCGGCGACATCAATGCCCTGCTCGACGAGCTGCAGGGCTGGCAGGGGCATATGGAAAGCGAAAAGGCGCTGCTCGCCCACCGCGCCTCGCACGATCCGCTCACCGCGCTGCCCAACCGCGCGGCGTTCGACGAAGCGCTGGCGGCGAGGCTGGCTGCGGGTGCCGCCCGCTTTGCGCTGCTGTTCATCGATGCCGACAATTTCAAGGCGGTGAATGACGGCTTTGGTCACGCCGCCGGCGACGCGGTGCTCGTCGCGCTGTCGCAGCGGATCAAGGCGCTGCTTCACCCTGGCGATTTCGCCGCGCGCATCGGCGGCGACGAATTCGTGATGATCGTCGATCCGGCCGGACATGACGCACAACCCGACTCGCTCGCCGAGCGCCTTCGCGCGGCCATCGCCGATCCGATCACGCTGCCCGGCGGCGACAGCTACCGCCTGTCGGTGAGCATCGGCGTTGCCGTGCATCCTGCCGACGGCACCGATCCCACCGCGATGCTGACCGCGGCCGACGCCGCCATGTATGCCGACAAGCTCGGCAAGCTTTCGAAATGA
- a CDS encoding YfiR family protein, translated as MLIPLLLIGSSMTAPQLAMQAAAQTVVDDSPGGMALAVNRMLGGIVTYATWPNEASGAPRTMCIIGTPRLTERPAPDLPGRGSVSVRRISAAAAIGGAGCHMLYLGQMPVADRQRLIGWVHGKAILTVTDDDNNCNLGAMFCLSAQGQRLSFSVNLDSIGRGSVRVDPRVLKIGSDGGPR; from the coding sequence GTGCTGATACCATTGCTTCTGATCGGCTCGTCGATGACGGCGCCGCAGCTCGCCATGCAGGCGGCGGCGCAAACTGTCGTGGATGACAGTCCAGGCGGCATGGCGCTGGCGGTCAACCGCATGCTCGGCGGCATCGTGACCTATGCGACATGGCCGAACGAGGCGTCGGGCGCGCCGCGCACCATGTGCATCATCGGCACGCCGCGCCTGACCGAACGTCCGGCGCCCGACCTGCCCGGCCGCGGATCGGTGAGCGTCCGGCGCATCAGCGCCGCAGCGGCAATCGGCGGGGCGGGCTGTCATATGCTCTATCTCGGGCAGATGCCCGTGGCGGACCGGCAACGCCTGATCGGCTGGGTGCACGGAAAGGCGATCCTGACCGTCACTGACGATGACAACAACTGCAACCTCGGCGCGATGTTCTGCCTGAGCGCGCAGGGCCAGCGGCTCAGCTTTTCGGTCAATCTCGATTCGATCGGCCGCGGATCGGTGCGCGTCGATCCGCGCGTGCTCAAGATCGGCAGCGACGGGGGGCCGCGATGA
- the msrA gene encoding peptide-methionine (S)-S-oxide reductase MsrA — translation MTETAIFAGGCFWCTEAVFKSLAGVESVESGYIGGSVANPTYKQVCSGDTGHAEAIRIGYDPAAISYADLLDVFFATHDPTQLNRQGNDIGTQYRSAIFPLDETQAAAAEAAIARAQPDWPAPIVTRIEPASTWYPAEDYHQDYWDGEGQRNPYCMAVIPPKLAKLRKGFSERLREA, via the coding sequence ATGACAGAGACCGCCATTTTTGCCGGAGGCTGCTTCTGGTGCACCGAAGCGGTATTCAAATCGCTGGCGGGGGTCGAAAGCGTCGAAAGCGGCTATATCGGCGGGTCGGTCGCCAATCCGACCTACAAGCAGGTGTGCAGCGGTGATACCGGCCATGCCGAGGCGATCCGCATCGGATATGATCCGGCGGCCATTTCCTATGCCGATCTGCTCGACGTGTTCTTCGCGACGCACGATCCGACGCAACTCAATCGCCAGGGCAACGACATCGGCACCCAGTATCGCAGCGCCATCTTCCCGCTCGACGAAACGCAGGCCGCCGCCGCCGAGGCCGCAATCGCGCGCGCGCAGCCCGACTGGCCCGCGCCGATCGTGACCCGCATCGAACCGGCTTCGACCTGGTATCCGGCCGAGGATTATCATCAGGATTATTGGGACGGCGAAGGCCAGCGCAACCCCTATTGCATGGCGGTAATCCCGCCGAAGCTCGCTAAGCTGCGCAAGGGCTTTTCGGAGCGGCTGCGCGAGGCCTGA
- a CDS encoding M48 family metallopeptidase, translating to MLRLSAALLLAIAAPAAAMAEPSPYPALAALEARVATIGYRLTTGNAPWCARVQPQFGWLWGDPRLYSDAQRPDAEAAYDAADTDTPFLAAVAAGSPAAAAGLHAGSLVQGLAGSLPPQGEGSDAYARIAALERLFAGLPSDRPAMLDTGKAPVRIVPVVGCATDFRVDARDRPDGAADGRLVVISAGLAQFAKDDAELAAAVAHELAHNILRHRARLDAAGVDRGLLQQFGRNARLFKQTEIEADRLSPWLMANAGYDPRAAVRFWTAFGQRAGRPLLQAGTHPRWEDRAASIEKEVRAIDALRAAGQPLAPPLIGAPPPLE from the coding sequence ATGCTGCGCCTGTCCGCCGCCCTTCTGCTTGCCATCGCCGCCCCCGCCGCCGCGATGGCCGAGCCCTCTCCCTATCCGGCGCTCGCGGCGCTCGAGGCGCGCGTCGCGACCATCGGCTACCGCCTGACGACGGGCAATGCCCCATGGTGCGCGAGGGTCCAGCCGCAGTTCGGCTGGCTATGGGGCGATCCGCGGCTTTATTCCGACGCGCAGCGCCCGGATGCCGAGGCCGCCTATGACGCCGCGGACACCGACACGCCCTTCCTCGCCGCGGTCGCCGCGGGCTCGCCCGCTGCCGCCGCCGGGCTGCATGCGGGGAGCCTGGTGCAAGGCCTGGCCGGTTCCCTGCCGCCGCAAGGCGAGGGCAGCGACGCCTATGCCCGCATCGCCGCCCTCGAAAGGCTTTTTGCAGGCCTGCCGAGCGACCGGCCCGCCATGCTCGACACCGGCAAGGCTCCGGTACGGATCGTACCGGTGGTCGGCTGCGCGACCGATTTCCGCGTCGACGCCCGCGACCGCCCCGACGGGGCCGCCGACGGCCGGCTCGTCGTCATTTCCGCAGGGCTGGCGCAATTCGCAAAGGACGACGCCGAGCTGGCGGCCGCCGTCGCGCACGAACTCGCGCATAATATTCTTAGGCACCGCGCCCGGCTCGACGCCGCGGGGGTCGATCGCGGACTGTTGCAGCAGTTCGGCCGCAATGCGCGGCTGTTCAAGCAGACCGAGATCGAAGCCGATCGCCTCTCGCCCTGGCTGATGGCGAATGCCGGCTATGATCCGCGCGCCGCAGTCCGCTTCTGGACCGCTTTCGGCCAACGTGCCGGCCGTCCGCTGCTTCAGGCGGGAACCCACCCTCGTTGGGAGGACCGCGCCGCCTCGATCGAAAAGGAGGTTCGGGCGATCGACGCGCTGCGCGCGGCGGGGCAGCCGCTCGCGCCGCCACTCATCGGCGCACCGCCGCCCTTGGAATAA
- a CDS encoding COX15/CtaA family protein, which yields MLNASSSARPLHPRPAALARWLWAVAILVIMVVAVGGITRLTESGLSITEWKPVSGVLPPLTEAGWQAEFEKYKQIPEYKEINLGMSLAAFKGIFFWEWLHRILGRLVGMALLVPLAWYAWRRAIPAGYGWRLFALAALVGLQGAIGWWMVASGLEYRTDVSHFRLATHLLTALFLLAGLVWTARDLALLARDPGARPARLTGAAIAVIAILIIQLLLGAWVAGLNAGYVASTWPLMNDHFVPEGIDWSGGTWLAVTNDPFLIHFLHRWWSWVAAGALLLLARSLARQGSRREAGLLLLVVAAQMTLGILTVVTGVSMWIAVLHQVTGAILVATTAAALHRLGRAAA from the coding sequence ATGTTGAACGCTTCGTCATCGGCCCGGCCGCTCCATCCCCGCCCCGCCGCGCTCGCGCGCTGGCTGTGGGCCGTCGCCATCCTCGTCATCATGGTTGTCGCCGTCGGCGGCATCACCCGGCTGACCGAATCGGGGCTGTCGATCACCGAATGGAAGCCCGTATCGGGGGTGCTGCCGCCGCTGACCGAGGCCGGATGGCAGGCCGAGTTCGAAAAATACAAGCAGATCCCCGAATATAAGGAGATCAACCTCGGCATGTCGCTCGCGGCCTTCAAGGGGATTTTCTTCTGGGAGTGGCTGCACCGGATCCTTGGCCGTCTGGTCGGCATGGCTTTGCTGGTGCCGCTTGCCTGGTACGCGTGGCGCCGCGCGATTCCGGCCGGCTATGGCTGGCGGCTGTTCGCGCTCGCCGCGCTTGTCGGCCTGCAGGGCGCGATCGGTTGGTGGATGGTCGCGTCGGGACTCGAATATCGCACCGATGTCAGCCATTTCCGGCTCGCGACGCACCTCCTGACCGCGTTGTTCCTGCTTGCGGGGCTCGTTTGGACGGCGCGCGACCTTGCGCTGCTGGCGCGCGATCCCGGTGCGCGCCCGGCGCGCCTGACGGGCGCGGCGATTGCAGTCATTGCGATTCTGATCATCCAGCTCCTGCTCGGCGCGTGGGTTGCCGGGCTCAATGCGGGCTATGTCGCGAGCACCTGGCCGCTGATGAATGATCATTTTGTTCCCGAAGGTATCGACTGGTCGGGTGGGACCTGGCTCGCCGTCACCAACGATCCCTTCCTCATCCATTTCCTCCATCGCTGGTGGTCGTGGGTCGCGGCGGGCGCGTTGCTGTTGCTGGCGCGCTCGCTCGCCCGGCAAGGGTCTCGGCGCGAGGCCGGTCTGCTGCTGCTGGTCGTCGCGGCGCAGATGACGCTCGGCATTCTGACGGTCGTGACCGGCGTATCGATGTGGATTGCGGTGTTGCACCAGGTGACGGGCGCCATTCTCGTCGCGACGACTGCCGCCGCGCTCCACCGGCTCGGTCGCGCAGCGGCATGA